From one Lolium rigidum isolate FL_2022 chromosome 4, APGP_CSIRO_Lrig_0.1, whole genome shotgun sequence genomic stretch:
- the LOC124646751 gene encoding chromatin assembly factor 1 subunit FSM-like produces MEGGGAVLGVAHSEAPSGDAAGPDQSQMQVDGPVALNRSAELEPTSRDADREALVAGCRQELQGLFEYYKEVSGHRMQLEGGNLSSNAMIGCLLEESNLGLTKLVDEAFENLKETEGVSVASVRSSVLLIGQRMMYGQSSPDADVSDLSLWCWEVRYLKLMPVKIRGFLSGRRAARKKIHERINAIHLSLSVLKSPGAEAQVNELRKVSIKLSKALNLEGIRSMVERLTQKNNIPQVAKDVESTANQSMQEMRETEGTAGRIETLHGSELPNGNASMTRPEGVLDMCFLSKMIMVQR; encoded by the exons atggagggcggcggcgcggtcctcGGCGTCGCTCACTCCGAAGCCCCTAGCGGCGACGCCGCCGGCCCGGACCAGTCGCAGATGCAGGTCGACGGCCCCGTCGCGCTCAACCGATCCGCTGAGCTTGagccaa CCTCCCGCGACGCTGACAGGGAGGCCCTCGTCGCTGGGTGCCGCCAGGAGCTCCAGGGCCTGTTCGAGTACTACAAGGAGGTCTCGGGCCACAGGATGCAGCTGGAGGGCGGGAACCTGTCGAGCAACGCCATGATTGGGTGCCTCCTGGAGGAGAGCAACCTTGGCCTGACCAAGCTGGTGGACGAGGCGTTTGAGAATCTCAAGGAGACCGAGGGTGTCTCGGTGGCTTCGGTCCGCAGCTCCGTGCTGCTCATTGGGCAGAGGATGATGTATGGCCAGTCCAGCCCGGATGCTGATGTATCAGACCTGTCTCTTTGGTGCTGGGAG GTGAGATATCTGAAGTTAATGCCTGTGAAAATTCGTGGTTTCTTAAGTGGGCGAAGAGCTGCCAGAAAGAAGATCCATGAGAGGATCAATGCTATCCACT TATCTTTgtcagttctgaaatctccaggaGCTGAAGCTCAAGTAAATGAGCTTAGAAAAGTATCAATAAAGCTAAGCAAAGCATTGAACTTGGAAGGGATCAGATCAATGGTGGAAAGATTGACACAAAAGAACAACATTCCACA GGTTGCCAAAGATGTAGAATCAACAGCTAACCAGTCAATGCAAGAGATGAGAGAAACTGAGGGAACTGCTGGCAGAATAGAGACTCTACATGGTTCTGAGTTGCCAAATGGAAATGCCTCTATGACT agaccggagggagtacttgataTGTGCTTCTTATCAAAGATGATCATGGTGCAAAGATGA